A DNA window from Pithys albifrons albifrons isolate INPA30051 chromosome 7, PitAlb_v1, whole genome shotgun sequence contains the following coding sequences:
- the CFAP69 gene encoding cilia- and flagella-associated protein 69 isoform X6 → MAEFAGLAQILVSSLASVENQLTEKLWVLKALQYLSISGVNCRLMMKAQAASRLCLYLNGADPSGQLVFRSSDILWNLLENASKEEVIKQLSSLECIHALKEVFVDVLHGFRHCDHQLRNDLLVIAVLLSENVAVPMIESGFAKLLIVLATFTEVKIPNALVKGLKLTYSYEDFEMKKLLFNVIRVLSKHPSAVQLLSENDVMPALLYYVKPNQKPGFHDWSAAQYEELQLHAIAVLASVAPVLVGKYLSCQANTLLLVFLEWCIGQGSSFHGTGGRGNQLAQMRYSLRVLRSVVSLYDDAVKLNLCDQGAIIQLLDILKYATNKSKEDVILLEIQTDTVFILSVLCENDLHRKELFSYEGIDMLIPFLQMDPKKLYSGLGYNCLLFSALDCLWSCVVGCYIAEDHFLEKQGIFLLLDLLALKERNLCNIILGILVDFCDNAKTTLDINTWRGEKDQTAANLLIQLWRQEELELGVRRDKYGRIVDMKRPIAGRFQREQKVLPMPANCPSFAILEISENMRAKLYSLFCKLGFENLPGLSAEDFVTLAVIRRYMDFKVGEVWSEICAELEEEFRPVTPDEEALKALSKVSEDTARAVNVLQTELLETQLHQEIQEEKKIYKKIQATRKQREMINKSWENFLIRTSNYEALKKAKKLQEEAIEASRPKSQTQNGAVHSTDIKGLHTTIGPGRLVTVESTPCQFMGGPLAVTDLAPRKPSVCKGALKRDQKR, encoded by the exons ATGGCTGAATTCGCAGGATTAGCACAAATTCTTGTTTCTTCCCTGGCATCAGTTGAAAATCAACTTACTGAGAAGTTGTGGGTACTTAAAGCTCTGCAGTATCTCTCCATCTCTG GAGTAAATTGCAGACTAATGATGAAGGCACAAGCAGCCAGCAGGCTCTGTTTGTATCTAAATGGTGCTGATCCCTCAGGACAGCTGGTGTTCCGCTCCTCAGATATCCTATGGAACCTACTAGAAAACGCCTCAAAAGAAGAAGTTATTAAGCAGCTCAGTAGCTTGGAATGTATACA tgcTTTGAAAGAAGTATTTGTAGATGTCCTGCATGGTTTCCGGCACTGTGATCATCAGCTACGGAATGACCTCTTGGTGATTGCTGTGTTACTGTCTGAAAACGTGGCAGTACCTATGATT GAAAGTGGATTTGCAAAGCTCTTAATAGTACTTGCAACATTTACTGAAG TTAAAATTCCCAATGCCTTGGTGAAAGGTCTTAAACTTACCTACTCTTACGAGGACTTTGAGATGAAGAAGTTACTATTTAATGTAATAAGAGTCTTATCTAAACATCCATCTGCTGTACAG ctcctcagtgaAAATGATGTGATGCCAGCTTTGCTTTATTATGTAAAACCAAATCAAAAGCCTGGATTTCATGACTGGTCTGCTGCCCAGTATGAAGAATTACAGCTTCATGCAATTGCTGTTTTAGCTTCAGTGGCTCCTGTGTTAGTAGGCAAATATTTGTCCTGCCAAGCAAATACTCTTCTCCTTGTGTTTCTAGAATGGTGTATAGGCCAAG GTAGCAGTTTCCATGGAACAGGTGGTCGTGGCAACCAACTTGCACAAATGCGCTACAGCCTGAGAGTGCTGAGATCTGTTGTGTCCCTTTATGATGATGCTGTGAAGCTTAATTTGTGTGACCAGGGAGCAATTATCCAGCTACTGG ACATCCTAAAGTATGCAACAAACAAATCTAAAGAAGATGTCATTCTACTGGAAATCCAAACTgatacagtatttattttgtctGTTCTCTGTGAAAATGATCTCCACAGAAAG GAACTCTTCAGCTATGAAGGCATTGATATGCTTATCCCATTCCTTCAGATGGATCCAAAGAAGTTATATAGTGGATTAGGCTACAATTGTCTCCTCTTCAGTGCACTCGACTGCTTGTG GTCCTGTGTCGTTGGATGTTACATTGCAGAGGATCATTTTCTTGAAAAACAAggcatttttctccttctggaTTTGTTGGCA TTAAAGGAAAGAAACCTATGCAATATAATTCTTGGAATCTTGGTTGACTTTTGTGATAACGCTAAAACTACTTTGGACATCAATACCTGGCGAGGAGAGAAAGATCAAACAGCAGCTAACCTTCTCATACAGTTATGGagacaggaggagctggagctgggagtcAGACGTGATAAATACGGAAGAATTGTTG aCATGAAGAGACCTATTGCTGGCCGCTTCCAGAGAGAGCAAAAGGTCCTTCCCATGCCTGCCAACTGTCCCAGCTTTGCCATCCTGGAAATTTCCGAGAACATGCGGGCAAAACTTTATTCATTGTTTTGCAAGCTAG GCTTTGAAAATTTACCTGGCTTGTCTGCTGAGGATTTTGTTACACTTGCTGTCATACGACGTTATATGGACTTTAAA GTTGGAGAAGTTTGGAGTGAAATATGTGCAGAACTAGAAGAAGAATTCAGACCTGTTACCCCAGATGAGGAAGCCTTGAAAGCTCTTTCAAAGGTATCCGAAGATACTGCAAGAGCAGTTAATGTTCTACAGACTGAACTCCTTGAAACTCAACTCCACCAAGAAAtccaagaagagaaaaaaatatataaaaaa ATCCAAGCTACGCGtaagcagagagaaatgatAAATAAATCCTGGGAAAATTTCTTGATTCGGACATCAAACTATGAGGCATTGAAG aaagcaaaaaagctTCAGGAAGAAGCAATAGAGGCTTCCAGACCTAAATCACAGACTCAAAATGGAGCAGTCCATTCTACTGATATTAAAGGCCTGCATACAACA attGGACCTGGTCGCTTAGTAACTGTCGAAAGTACACCTTGTCAGTTCATGGGAGGGCCACTTGCTGTTACAGACCTTGCTCCTAGAAAGCCCTCGGTTTGT
- the CFAP69 gene encoding cilia- and flagella-associated protein 69 isoform X5, with protein sequence MRILDLCAGKVKEQEVFTEPLCELIKLSGLPFQKKKSSDEVNYSTGVAQYIAKLGYLMAVPSSQVRIQICKCVISFYKMNTPGKLLSGYQPTSANYKIQMAEFAGLAQILVSSLASVENQLTEKLWVLKALQYLSISGVNCRLMMKAQAASRLCLYLNGADPSGQLVFRSSDILWNLLENASKEEVIKQLSSLECIHALKEVFVDVLHGFRHCDHQLRNDLLVIAVLLSENVAVPMIESGFAKLLIVLATFTEVKIPNALVKGLKLTYSYEDFEMKKLLFNVIRVLSKHPSAVQLLSENDVMPALLYYVKPNQKPGFHDWSAAQYEELQLHAIAVLASVAPVLVGKYLSCQANTLLLVFLEWCIGQGSSFHGTGGRGNQLAQMRYSLRVLRSVVSLYDDAVKLNLCDQGAIIQLLDILKYATNKSKEDVILLEIQTDTVFILSVLCENDLHRKELFSYEGIDMLIPFLQMDPKKLYSGLGYNCLLFSALDCLWSCVVGCYIAEDHFLEKQGIFLLLDLLALKERNLCNIILGILVDFCDNAKTTLDINTWRGEKDQTAANLLIQLWRQEELELGVRRDKYGRIVDMKRPIAGRFQREQKVLPMPANCPSFAILEISENMRAKLYSLFCKLGFENLPGLSAEDFVTLAVIRRYMDFKVGEVWSEICAELEEEFRPVTPDEEALKALSKVSEDTARAVNVLQTELLETQLHQEIQEEKKIYKKIQATRKQREMINKSWENFLIRTSNYEALKKAKKLQEEAIEASRPKSQTQNGAVHSTDIKGLHTTIGPGRLVTVESTPCQFMGGPLAVTDLAPRKPSVCKGALKRDQKR encoded by the exons ATGAGAATTCTTGACCTGTGTGCAGGAAAAGTGAAGGAACAAGAAGTTTTCACTGAGCCTTTATGTGAACTCATTAAATTATCTGG GTTaccatttcaaaaaaaaaaatcatctgatGAAGTAAACTATTCCACTGGAGTTGCACAATACATTGCAAAGCTGG GTTATTTGATGGCAGTACCAAGCTCTCAAGTTAGAATACAAATCTGTAAGTGTGTTATTAGCTTTTATAAAATGAACACACCAGGAAAACTACTTTCAG GTTACCAGCCAACAAGTGCAAATTATAAAATCCAGATGGCTGAATTCGCAGGATTAGCACAAATTCTTGTTTCTTCCCTGGCATCAGTTGAAAATCAACTTACTGAGAAGTTGTGGGTACTTAAAGCTCTGCAGTATCTCTCCATCTCTG GAGTAAATTGCAGACTAATGATGAAGGCACAAGCAGCCAGCAGGCTCTGTTTGTATCTAAATGGTGCTGATCCCTCAGGACAGCTGGTGTTCCGCTCCTCAGATATCCTATGGAACCTACTAGAAAACGCCTCAAAAGAAGAAGTTATTAAGCAGCTCAGTAGCTTGGAATGTATACA tgcTTTGAAAGAAGTATTTGTAGATGTCCTGCATGGTTTCCGGCACTGTGATCATCAGCTACGGAATGACCTCTTGGTGATTGCTGTGTTACTGTCTGAAAACGTGGCAGTACCTATGATT GAAAGTGGATTTGCAAAGCTCTTAATAGTACTTGCAACATTTACTGAAG TTAAAATTCCCAATGCCTTGGTGAAAGGTCTTAAACTTACCTACTCTTACGAGGACTTTGAGATGAAGAAGTTACTATTTAATGTAATAAGAGTCTTATCTAAACATCCATCTGCTGTACAG ctcctcagtgaAAATGATGTGATGCCAGCTTTGCTTTATTATGTAAAACCAAATCAAAAGCCTGGATTTCATGACTGGTCTGCTGCCCAGTATGAAGAATTACAGCTTCATGCAATTGCTGTTTTAGCTTCAGTGGCTCCTGTGTTAGTAGGCAAATATTTGTCCTGCCAAGCAAATACTCTTCTCCTTGTGTTTCTAGAATGGTGTATAGGCCAAG GTAGCAGTTTCCATGGAACAGGTGGTCGTGGCAACCAACTTGCACAAATGCGCTACAGCCTGAGAGTGCTGAGATCTGTTGTGTCCCTTTATGATGATGCTGTGAAGCTTAATTTGTGTGACCAGGGAGCAATTATCCAGCTACTGG ACATCCTAAAGTATGCAACAAACAAATCTAAAGAAGATGTCATTCTACTGGAAATCCAAACTgatacagtatttattttgtctGTTCTCTGTGAAAATGATCTCCACAGAAAG GAACTCTTCAGCTATGAAGGCATTGATATGCTTATCCCATTCCTTCAGATGGATCCAAAGAAGTTATATAGTGGATTAGGCTACAATTGTCTCCTCTTCAGTGCACTCGACTGCTTGTG GTCCTGTGTCGTTGGATGTTACATTGCAGAGGATCATTTTCTTGAAAAACAAggcatttttctccttctggaTTTGTTGGCA TTAAAGGAAAGAAACCTATGCAATATAATTCTTGGAATCTTGGTTGACTTTTGTGATAACGCTAAAACTACTTTGGACATCAATACCTGGCGAGGAGAGAAAGATCAAACAGCAGCTAACCTTCTCATACAGTTATGGagacaggaggagctggagctgggagtcAGACGTGATAAATACGGAAGAATTGTTG aCATGAAGAGACCTATTGCTGGCCGCTTCCAGAGAGAGCAAAAGGTCCTTCCCATGCCTGCCAACTGTCCCAGCTTTGCCATCCTGGAAATTTCCGAGAACATGCGGGCAAAACTTTATTCATTGTTTTGCAAGCTAG GCTTTGAAAATTTACCTGGCTTGTCTGCTGAGGATTTTGTTACACTTGCTGTCATACGACGTTATATGGACTTTAAA GTTGGAGAAGTTTGGAGTGAAATATGTGCAGAACTAGAAGAAGAATTCAGACCTGTTACCCCAGATGAGGAAGCCTTGAAAGCTCTTTCAAAGGTATCCGAAGATACTGCAAGAGCAGTTAATGTTCTACAGACTGAACTCCTTGAAACTCAACTCCACCAAGAAAtccaagaagagaaaaaaatatataaaaaa ATCCAAGCTACGCGtaagcagagagaaatgatAAATAAATCCTGGGAAAATTTCTTGATTCGGACATCAAACTATGAGGCATTGAAG aaagcaaaaaagctTCAGGAAGAAGCAATAGAGGCTTCCAGACCTAAATCACAGACTCAAAATGGAGCAGTCCATTCTACTGATATTAAAGGCCTGCATACAACA attGGACCTGGTCGCTTAGTAACTGTCGAAAGTACACCTTGTCAGTTCATGGGAGGGCCACTTGCTGTTACAGACCTTGCTCCTAGAAAGCCCTCGGTTTGT